AATACTGCGAATCTTATTCGAGGTGTAACAGATGGTTGGAAAAAAAAGTTAACCTTAATTGGTGTTGGTTATCGTGCTAAAGTAATGGGTAAAATATTGGATCTTACATTGGGTTTTTCACATCCAATTAATTATAAATTTCCAGAAGATATTATAGTTGAAACCCCTTCTCAAACAGAAATTATTATTAAAGGCATGGACAAGCAAAAAGTAGGCCAAGTGGCTTCAGAAATTAGATCCTATCGTCCACCAGAACCTTATAAAGGTAAAGGTATTCGTTATATTGATGAACAAGTTATTCACAAAGAAACTAAGAAGAAATAATTGACTGAGGTATTAATATGAAACTTTTTAAAAAACAAGCCCGTTTGAGAAGAGCAACTAAATTTAGAGCCAAGCATGCTAAAAAAGATATTGAACGCTTGTGTATTCATAAAACTGCACAGCATATCTATGCTCAGATTATTAGTTCTTGTGGTACTAAAATTTTGGCTTCTGCTTCAACATTAAAATCTAAGCTTAAAAATGGTGGAAATGTAGATGCAGCAGCTAAAGTTGGTGAGGCAATTGCTAAAGCTGCTACTAGTGCAAAAGTAAAAAAGGTAGCTTTTGATCGGTCCGGATTTAAATATCATGGTCGTGTTAAAGCATTAGCCGATGCAGCAAGAGAAGGCGGTTTGGACTTCTAAGTTATTAATAAAATTAATTAAAAAAATAAAA
This sequence is a window from Candidatus Vesicomyosocius sp. SY067_SCS001. Protein-coding genes within it:
- the rplF gene encoding 50S ribosomal protein L6, whose translation is MSRVAKSSITIPTSVEVIITGNLMSVKGRLGQLNMSIHPCVAIVNNNSKLSFNIISIEKKEQKKAWAQAGTARANTANLIRGVTDGWKKKLTLIGVGYRAKVMGKILDLTLGFSHPINYKFPEDIIVETPSQTEIIIKGMDKQKVGQVASEIRSYRPPEPYKGKGIRYIDEQVIHKETKKK
- the rplR gene encoding 50S ribosomal protein L18, translating into MKLFKKQARLRRATKFRAKHAKKDIERLCIHKTAQHIYAQIISSCGTKILASASTLKSKLKNGGNVDAAAKVGEAIAKAATSAKVKKVAFDRSGFKYHGRVKALADAAREGGLDF